In Antedon mediterranea chromosome 10, ecAntMedi1.1, whole genome shotgun sequence, one genomic interval encodes:
- the LOC140059837 gene encoding uncharacterized protein has product MLFEQQSFSSLWPQSDNIDMYSTFDSQSALQGDNPMFSDSSQAQYEDGTNHLEEAKHLEDIRLGILQKRIQMGLGHINLQTLWRLSGPHKLSPEEEQKRNQRRERNRQAAARCRERRRQRAYVLVQEAEELENSNDDLKKEIQALEHQRQQLAKVLNEHQPNCAVQEPAKGISLLESAECLAQSVAQCPIESELRSSCIVKTASFWPTSSM; this is encoded by the exons ATGCTTTTTGAACAGCAAAGTTTCAGCAGTTTGTGGCCTCAGTCAG ATAATATAGATATGTATTCAACTTTTGACAGTCAGTCTGCTCTTCAAGGTGATAATCCAATGTTCTCTGACAGCTCTCAGGCCCAATACGAGGACGGAACAAACCACTTGGAGGAGGCTAAACACTTAGAGGATATCCGACTAGGTATCTTGCAAAAGCGAATACAAATGGGCCTAGGTCATATAAACCTACAGACATTATGGAGACTGAGTGGTCCACATAAG CTAAGTCCTGAGGAAGAGCAGAAACGTAATCAGAGGCGGGAACGTAATCGCCAGGCTGCAGCGAGATGTAGAGAAAGAAGACGTCAGCGAGCATACGTACTGGTTCAG gaagcCGAAGAACTTGAAAATAGTAATGATGACCTAAAGAAAGAAATACAGGCTTTAGAGCACCAAAGACAGCAGTTAGCCAAAGTGTTAAATGAACACCAACCGAATTGCGCCGTTCAAGAACCAGCAAAAGGAATAAGTCTGCTAGAATCTGCTGAATGTCTTGCACAGTCTGTAGCACAATGTCCAATAGAAAGTGAACTGAGATCTTCATGTATAGTGAAGACAGCTTCTTTTTGGCCAACATCTTCAATGTAA